The following are from one region of the Noviherbaspirillum sedimenti genome:
- a CDS encoding protein phosphatase CheZ, with protein MTDDLDALFEEVSAQRTQATTTAAQAVTAAAADGKLASDIAYDNQDKQDQPMYTRLGGIVRLLHDSLRELGYDRTLSDAASQITDAQGRLEHIAALTEQAANRVLNTIDQGIPEQEAVLKSALEMDSRWTRLFEGTMSIEEFRELATDSKAFALKVASATETEKARLLDIMMAQDFQDITGQLIKKIVSVTQKVETELAQLLLDNAPPEVAQSLKDAPESLMQGPSTSALGQDDVDSLLEGLGF; from the coding sequence ATGACTGATGACCTGGACGCACTGTTTGAAGAAGTGTCGGCGCAACGCACGCAAGCAACAACGACGGCAGCGCAAGCGGTGACAGCGGCGGCGGCCGACGGCAAGCTGGCTTCGGATATCGCCTACGACAATCAGGACAAGCAGGACCAGCCGATGTATACACGCCTTGGCGGCATCGTGCGCCTGCTGCACGATTCGCTGCGCGAACTCGGCTATGACCGTACCCTGTCCGATGCCGCCTCGCAAATCACCGATGCTCAAGGCCGCCTGGAACACATCGCCGCGTTGACTGAACAGGCCGCCAACCGCGTCCTCAACACCATCGACCAGGGCATCCCCGAACAGGAAGCAGTGCTGAAAAGCGCGCTGGAGATGGATAGCCGCTGGACAAGGCTGTTCGAAGGCACGATGAGCATCGAGGAATTCCGTGAACTTGCCACCGATTCCAAGGCATTTGCCCTGAAGGTCGCCAGCGCCACCGAAACCGAGAAGGCGCGCCTGCTCGACATCATGATGGCGCAGGATTTCCAGGACATCACGGGCCAGCTGATCAAGAAAATCGTCTCTGTCACGCAAAAGGTCGAAACCGAGCTGGCGCAGCTGTTGCTGGACAATGCGCCGCCGGAAGTGGCGCAATCGCTGAAAGATGCGCCGGAGTCTCTGATGCAGGGCCCCTCCACCAGTGCGCTGGGGCAGGATGACGTCGACAGCCTGCTGGAAGGTCTCGGTTTCTGA